From Numenius arquata chromosome 4, bNumArq3.hap1.1, whole genome shotgun sequence, a single genomic window includes:
- the KDM1B gene encoding lysine-specific histone demethylase 2 isoform X1, translating to MSTGRVRTKKKACSSDQSPDNLPLRSSGRQVKKKAAEAADDDDEASEKKYRKCEKAGCTATCPVCFASAAERCAKNGYTSRWYHLSCGEHFCNECFDHYYRSHKDGYEKYTAWKRIWTSNGKSEPSPKAFMADQQLPYWVQCTKPDCGKWRQLTKEIQLTPQIAKTYRCGMKLNNSTKTEGSDQCSMPEDLRVAEVSDHWWYSMLILPPLLKDSVAAPFLAAYYPDCVGMSPSCTSTNRLPGESNLVKLEHLKSVPNLTVAGMNKYFQPFYQPNECGKALCVRPDVMELDELYEFPEYSRDPTMYLALRNLILALWYTNCKEALTPQKCIHHIIVRGLVRIRCVREMERILYFMTRKGLINTGILSVSPDQCLLPKEYHNKSVIIVGAGAAGLAAARQLHNFGIKVIVLEAKDRIGGRVWDDKTFKGVTVGRGAQIVNGCVNNPMALMCEQLGIKMHKLGEKCDLIQEGGRITDPTIDKRMDFHFNAILDVVSEWRKDKTQHQDVPLGEKIQEIYKAFIQESGIQFSELEEKVLQFHLSNLEYACGSNLSQVSARSWDHNEFFAQFAGDHTLLTVGYSTVIDKLAEGLDIRLNFPVQSIDYSGEEVQITTADGTVWTTQKVLVTVPLALLQKNAIQFNPPLSEKKIKAINSLGAGVIEKIALQFPYRFWDSKIQGADFFGHVPPNSSQRGLFSVFYDMDPEGKQSILMSVVTGDAVTTIKNLDDKQVLQQCMTVLRELFKEQEVPDPVKFFVTRWSNDPWLQMAYSFVKTGGSGEAYDIIAEDIQGKIFFAGEATNRHFPQTVTGAYLSGVREASKIAAY from the exons ATGTGCTAAAAATGGGTATACATCTAGGTGGTATCATCTTTCCTGTGGGGAACATTTCTGCAATGAATGTTTTGACCACTATTACCGAAG CCATAAAGATGGTTATGAGAAATATACTGCCTGGAAAAGGATTTGGACAAGTAATGGTAAAAGTGAGCCCAGTCCAAAAGCCTTCATGGCTGATCAACAGCTTCCTTACTGG GTGCAGTGCACAAAGCCAGACTGCGGTAAATGGCGTCAGCTGACAAAGGAAATCCAGCTGACGCCACAAATAGCAAAGACCTACAGATGTGGTATGAAACTGAACAATTCCACCAAG ACTGAGGGCTCAGACCAGTGTTCCATGCCTGAGGACTTG AGAGTGGCTGAAGTTTCAGACCATTGGTGGTACTCCATGCTCATACTCCCTCCTTTGCTGAAAGACAGTGTGGCAGCTCCCTTTCTAGCTGCATATTATCCAGACTGCGTGGGCATGAGTCCATCCTGTACCAGCACTAATCGGTTACCTGGTGAATCCAACCTTGTGAAGTTAGAGCACTTAAAGAGCGTGCCTAATTTGACTG TTGCAGGCATGAACAAGTATTTCCAGCCTTTTTACCAGCCCAATGAATGTGGGAAAGCACTTTGTGTGAGGCCAGATGTCATGGAACTGGATGAGCTCTATGAGTTCCCAGAATATTCACGAGACCCTACCATGTACttggctttgagaaacctgattTTGGCTCTGTGGTACACAAACTGCAAG GAGGCTCTTACACCTCAAAAATGTATCCATCACATCATCGTACGGGGGCTTGTGCGTATTCGGTGTGTACGGGAAATGGAGAGGATACTTTATTTTATGACAAGGAAAGGGCTAATTAATACAGGGATTTTATCAGTCAGTCCTGACCAGTGTCTTCTTCCTAAAGAATACCACAAT aaATCTGTCATTATTGTTGGAGCTGGTGCAGCAGGATTAGCAGCAGCCCGACAACTGCACAACTTTGGAATTAAG GTCATTGTCTTAGAAGCTAAAGACAGAATTGGTGGCCGAGTGTGGGATGATAAGACATTCAAAGGAGTAACTGTTGGAAGAGGTGCACAAATCGTCAATGGATGTGTCAACAACCCAATGGCACTAATGTGTGAGCAA CTTGGCATTAAAATGCACAAACTAGGGGAGAAATGTGACTTGATCCAGGAAGGTGGAAGGATAACAGATCCCACTATTGATAAACGTATGGACTTTCATTTCAATGCCATCCTAGATGTCGTCTCTGAGTGGAGAAAAGATAAAACCCAACATCAAGATGTTCCTCTTGGTG aaaaaatacaaGAGATCTATAAAGCCTTTATTCAGGAGTCTGGTATTCAGTTCAGTGAGCTGGAAGAAAAAGTACTACAGTTCCATCTCAGTAATTTGGAGTATGCCTGTGGCAGCAATCTCTCTCAG GTATCTGCACGTTCATGGGACCACAATGAATTTTTTGCCCAGTTTGCTGGAGATCACACTCTTCTAACTGTGGGATATTCTACTGTGATTGATAAATTGGCAGAAGGGCTGGACATCCGGCTGAACTTCCCC GTTCAGAGTATTGATTATTCTGGTGAAGAAGTGCAGATCACTACTGCAGATGGAACAGTGTGGACAACACAAAAG GTGTTGGTGACTGTACCACTGGCCCTTCTTCAGAAAAATGCCATTCAATTTAATCCtccactgtcagaaaaaaaaattaaagccatcAATAGTTTGGGAGCAGGAGTCATTGAGAAA ATCGCCTTGCAGTTCCCTTATAGATTTTGGGACAGTAAAATTCAAGGAGCAGATTTTTTTGGTCATGTTCCACCCAATTCCAGCCAGCGTGGGCTCTTTAGTGTTTTCTACGACATGGATCCAGAG GGcaaacaaagcattttaatgTCAGTGGTCACTGGAGATGCTGTAACAACCATTAAGAATTTAGATGATAAACAAGTACTGCAACAGTGTATGACTGTACTTCGAGAGCTGTTTAAGGAGCAG GAGGTTCCTGACCCAGTGAAGTTCTTTGTTACTCGATGGAGCAATGACCCTTGGCTCCAGATGGCATATAGTTTTGTAAAAACAGGGGGCAGTGGTGAAGCTTATGACATTATAGCTGAAGATATACAAGGAAAAATTTTTTTCGCTGGTGAA gctACAAATAGGCACTTTCCTCAGACCGTTACAGGAGCTTACTTGAGTGGGGTTCGAGAAGCAAGCAAAATAGCAGCATATTAA
- the KDM1B gene encoding lysine-specific histone demethylase 2 isoform X2: MSTGRVRTKKKACSSDQSPDNLPLRSSGRQVKKKAAEAADDDDEASEKKYRKCEKAGCTATCPVCFASAAESHKDGYEKYTAWKRIWTSNGKSEPSPKAFMADQQLPYWVQCTKPDCGKWRQLTKEIQLTPQIAKTYRCGMKLNNSTKTEGSDQCSMPEDLRVAEVSDHWWYSMLILPPLLKDSVAAPFLAAYYPDCVGMSPSCTSTNRLPGESNLVKLEHLKSVPNLTVAGMNKYFQPFYQPNECGKALCVRPDVMELDELYEFPEYSRDPTMYLALRNLILALWYTNCKEALTPQKCIHHIIVRGLVRIRCVREMERILYFMTRKGLINTGILSVSPDQCLLPKEYHNKSVIIVGAGAAGLAAARQLHNFGIKVIVLEAKDRIGGRVWDDKTFKGVTVGRGAQIVNGCVNNPMALMCEQLGIKMHKLGEKCDLIQEGGRITDPTIDKRMDFHFNAILDVVSEWRKDKTQHQDVPLGEKIQEIYKAFIQESGIQFSELEEKVLQFHLSNLEYACGSNLSQVSARSWDHNEFFAQFAGDHTLLTVGYSTVIDKLAEGLDIRLNFPVQSIDYSGEEVQITTADGTVWTTQKVLVTVPLALLQKNAIQFNPPLSEKKIKAINSLGAGVIEKIALQFPYRFWDSKIQGADFFGHVPPNSSQRGLFSVFYDMDPEGKQSILMSVVTGDAVTTIKNLDDKQVLQQCMTVLRELFKEQEVPDPVKFFVTRWSNDPWLQMAYSFVKTGGSGEAYDIIAEDIQGKIFFAGEATNRHFPQTVTGAYLSGVREASKIAAY; encoded by the exons CCATAAAGATGGTTATGAGAAATATACTGCCTGGAAAAGGATTTGGACAAGTAATGGTAAAAGTGAGCCCAGTCCAAAAGCCTTCATGGCTGATCAACAGCTTCCTTACTGG GTGCAGTGCACAAAGCCAGACTGCGGTAAATGGCGTCAGCTGACAAAGGAAATCCAGCTGACGCCACAAATAGCAAAGACCTACAGATGTGGTATGAAACTGAACAATTCCACCAAG ACTGAGGGCTCAGACCAGTGTTCCATGCCTGAGGACTTG AGAGTGGCTGAAGTTTCAGACCATTGGTGGTACTCCATGCTCATACTCCCTCCTTTGCTGAAAGACAGTGTGGCAGCTCCCTTTCTAGCTGCATATTATCCAGACTGCGTGGGCATGAGTCCATCCTGTACCAGCACTAATCGGTTACCTGGTGAATCCAACCTTGTGAAGTTAGAGCACTTAAAGAGCGTGCCTAATTTGACTG TTGCAGGCATGAACAAGTATTTCCAGCCTTTTTACCAGCCCAATGAATGTGGGAAAGCACTTTGTGTGAGGCCAGATGTCATGGAACTGGATGAGCTCTATGAGTTCCCAGAATATTCACGAGACCCTACCATGTACttggctttgagaaacctgattTTGGCTCTGTGGTACACAAACTGCAAG GAGGCTCTTACACCTCAAAAATGTATCCATCACATCATCGTACGGGGGCTTGTGCGTATTCGGTGTGTACGGGAAATGGAGAGGATACTTTATTTTATGACAAGGAAAGGGCTAATTAATACAGGGATTTTATCAGTCAGTCCTGACCAGTGTCTTCTTCCTAAAGAATACCACAAT aaATCTGTCATTATTGTTGGAGCTGGTGCAGCAGGATTAGCAGCAGCCCGACAACTGCACAACTTTGGAATTAAG GTCATTGTCTTAGAAGCTAAAGACAGAATTGGTGGCCGAGTGTGGGATGATAAGACATTCAAAGGAGTAACTGTTGGAAGAGGTGCACAAATCGTCAATGGATGTGTCAACAACCCAATGGCACTAATGTGTGAGCAA CTTGGCATTAAAATGCACAAACTAGGGGAGAAATGTGACTTGATCCAGGAAGGTGGAAGGATAACAGATCCCACTATTGATAAACGTATGGACTTTCATTTCAATGCCATCCTAGATGTCGTCTCTGAGTGGAGAAAAGATAAAACCCAACATCAAGATGTTCCTCTTGGTG aaaaaatacaaGAGATCTATAAAGCCTTTATTCAGGAGTCTGGTATTCAGTTCAGTGAGCTGGAAGAAAAAGTACTACAGTTCCATCTCAGTAATTTGGAGTATGCCTGTGGCAGCAATCTCTCTCAG GTATCTGCACGTTCATGGGACCACAATGAATTTTTTGCCCAGTTTGCTGGAGATCACACTCTTCTAACTGTGGGATATTCTACTGTGATTGATAAATTGGCAGAAGGGCTGGACATCCGGCTGAACTTCCCC GTTCAGAGTATTGATTATTCTGGTGAAGAAGTGCAGATCACTACTGCAGATGGAACAGTGTGGACAACACAAAAG GTGTTGGTGACTGTACCACTGGCCCTTCTTCAGAAAAATGCCATTCAATTTAATCCtccactgtcagaaaaaaaaattaaagccatcAATAGTTTGGGAGCAGGAGTCATTGAGAAA ATCGCCTTGCAGTTCCCTTATAGATTTTGGGACAGTAAAATTCAAGGAGCAGATTTTTTTGGTCATGTTCCACCCAATTCCAGCCAGCGTGGGCTCTTTAGTGTTTTCTACGACATGGATCCAGAG GGcaaacaaagcattttaatgTCAGTGGTCACTGGAGATGCTGTAACAACCATTAAGAATTTAGATGATAAACAAGTACTGCAACAGTGTATGACTGTACTTCGAGAGCTGTTTAAGGAGCAG GAGGTTCCTGACCCAGTGAAGTTCTTTGTTACTCGATGGAGCAATGACCCTTGGCTCCAGATGGCATATAGTTTTGTAAAAACAGGGGGCAGTGGTGAAGCTTATGACATTATAGCTGAAGATATACAAGGAAAAATTTTTTTCGCTGGTGAA gctACAAATAGGCACTTTCCTCAGACCGTTACAGGAGCTTACTTGAGTGGGGTTCGAGAAGCAAGCAAAATAGCAGCATATTAA